The window TGATGCAGCTTTGCGAACCGATGCACAGATCGCCGTCGATCACCACCCGCAGGCCGGCGACCTCGCGCTCCACCTCGCTCACCGCTTGTTTTTTAGCTTGGCGAAGGCCGCTTCCATGGCACTCATGCCGGTGGCTTCGGCTTCCTTCTGCTGCTTGACGTAGGCCTGGTAGTCGTTGCGCGAGCCCTCGACGGCGGAGCCTTCCTTGGCGAGGGAGATGCGCTTGCGGCGGCGATCGATGGACACCACCTGCACCTTGACCTTCTGGCCCGGGGGGTACACGCGGCCGGGGTTGGAATGCTTCGGCAGGCCCATCTCCGAGGCCGGCAGCAGGCCGGTCAGGCCCGGAGCCAGGTTGATGAACACGCCGAAGGGCGCCAGGCTCTCGACAGTGCCCTCCACCGCCTCACCCTCCGGGAACTGCTCCGTGGCGTCCTGCCAGGGATCGTTCTTCGGGATCTCGCGCAGCGATAGGGAAATGCGCTGGCGCTTCGGCTCGACCTCCTGCACCCAGCCTTTGACCTCTTTGCCGACTTCGAGGGATTCGTCGTTCATCTCGACCCCGTGGGGCAGGCGGGAGAGGTGAACCAGGCCGTCGACGTCCGCCTCGAGCTCGACGAACAGGCCGAAGTCGGTCTTGCGGACCACCTTGCCGGTGAACTCGCTGCCGCGCGGGAAGCGCTCTGCCACGCCGTCCCAGGGATTGGGCTCGAGCGCTTTCATGGACAGCGAGATGCGCTTGCCGCCCTGCTCGACCTTGAGGACCTTGACCTCCACGTCCTTGCCGACCTGCACCGCCTCCCGGGCGTGACCGACCCGGCTGCGGGAGATCTCGGAAACGTGCACCAGGCCTTCGACCCCGCCCAGATCGACGAAGGCGCCGAAGTCCGTGACGGAGGACACGGTGCCCTTGAGCACCGCGCCGGGCTCGAGCTTCTTCAACGTTTCGGCGGCCTTGGCGGCGCGCTCCTCGCGCGCCAACTCGGCCCGCGACAGCACCACCCGTCGGCCGCGCTTCTGGACCTTGATCACCCGGAAGGTCAGCTCTTTGTCCAGGTAGGTCGCCGGATCCTTCGGCCTTCCCGGTTCCATTTCGGAGTTGGGGCAGAAGGCCGTGAACCCTTCCAGGGCGATGTGGAAGCCGCCCCGGTTCCAGCCGATGACCCGGCCGGTGACCGGCGTCTTGTTGTCCTTCGCCTCGCGCAGAGCCGCCACTTCCGGCGTGTCCTCGACCTCTTCTTCGGCGGCGGCTTCCTCACCTTCGACAGCCGCCGCTGCTTCCTTCGCAGCGCCTTTCTTCTCCTCGCCCTGCTTCTCCTCACCGGCCTCGCCGTCGGCGGCTGTGGGCTCTTCCTGCTCAGCGTCGGCGGCAGAGGCTTCGCTTCCGGCTGCAGCTTCGGCATGCACCGTGGCTTCGGCCTCGGCCGCCACGGCAGATTCCTCTTCGGCCCCGTCGGCGGCCGGCGCCTCGTCCTTGGCCTCGGCTTCGTCGGCAGCAGCCTCCGGTGGAGCGGCATCCGCCTCGGCGGCGACCGCTGCCGGATCGGACGCTTGCGCCCCCTCAGAGGTGGCGGCATCGTCCAGAGCGGCTTCGGCGAGAGGATCGCCGTGCGGCTCGCCGGACGGAGTCGGGTTCTCGGAAGGGGCCTCGGAATCGGTGAGCTTGTCGGACATGCGGGTACTCCAGATGGCTCGGTGCGGGGTAATCGTTGCGAGGTGGGCGCACCCCTCACGGGCGCGAGCCGGGAGCATACCGCACCCGCCGGAGAATCGAAAGGGCCGGCTCCCTGGCGCGGAGCCGCCGATCGCGGCCGGGCGGGAAGGTCCGTAAATACCGGCATATCCCGCCGCGGAAGGGCAAATTCTCCCGATTCGCCGGCGAATCTCCCAGCAAGCCGGCCGGATGGATAGAATCGCCGGGAGGGCAGATGGACAGTGCCCTGGAGTCCTTCGAGGAATGCATCGGGCTCAATGCCCGATATCACTTGGGAGAGCGAACGCCGATGGCGAATCAAGCCCACGAGTTCATGGAATATGTCGAACGCCGGAGCCCTGGCGAGGAGGAGTTTCACCAGGCGGTGGAGGAGGTCGTCGCATCCATCCTGCCGGTACTGGAACGGCACCCGCAGATGCGCAAGGACAAGCTGGTGGAGCGCTTGGTGGAGCCCGAGCGCACCGTTCTCTTCCGGGTACCCTGGATGGACGATCAGGGGGAGATCCAGGTCAACCGCGGCTACCGGGTGGAGTTCAACAGTGCCCTCGGTCCATATAAGGGCGGCCTGCGGTTTCACCCTTCCGTCAACCTGAGCATTCTCAAGTTCCTCGGTTTTGAGCAGATCTTCAAGAACGCCTTGACAAGCTGCCCCATCGGCGGTGGCAAGGGCGGCGCGGATTTCGATCCCAAGGGCCGCTCCGATCGCGAGGTGATGCGCTTCTGCCAGTCCTTCATGAGCGAATTGTTCCGCCACATCGGACCGCACACGGACGTGCCGGCCGGTGACATCGGAGTCGGCGGACGGGAGATCGGCTTCCTCTTTGGCCAGTACAAGCGGCTGGTCAACCGCTTCGATGGGGTGTTGACGGGGAAAGGGCTGTCCTGGGGTGGTTCACTCATCCGCCCCGAGGCGACGGGCTACGGGCAGGTCTACTTCGCCATCGAAATGCTCGCCAGCCGGGACCGATCGCTGGAGGGCAAGACGTGTTTGATCTCTGGCTCCGGCAACGTCGCCCAGTACGCCGCCGAGAAAGTGCTGGAACACGGCGGCAAGGTGTTGACGATGTCCGATTCGAGCGGCTTCATCGTCGACGAGGAGGGGATCGACCGGCACAAGCTGGACTTCGTGATGAAGCTCAAGAACCAGCGCCGCGGGCGGATCCGCGAGTACCTCGAGGAGTACCCTTCCGCCACCTACCAAGAGACCGACGGCAATCTGGACGCCAATCCGCTGTGGGACATTCGGGCGGATATCGCGCTGCCGGCGGCCACCCAAAACGAGATCAGCCGGCAGGACGCCGAGAATCTGGTAGCGAACGGCTGTATCTGCGTTAGCGAAGGCTCGAACATGCCTTCGACGCCGGAGGCGGTGGATGTGTTTCTCGATCGCGGCATCCTCTACGGACCGGGCAAGGCGGCAAATGCCGGCGGGGTGGCGACCTCGGCCTTCGAGATGAGCCAGAACAGCATGATGCTGCGCTGGTCGCGGCAGAAGGTCGACGAGCGCCTGCGACAGACCATGAGGGACATCCATCAGCTCTGCTACGAAACCGCTGAACAGTACGGCGAAGGGGGAAACCTGGTCGCCGGCGCCAACATCGCCGGCTTCCTGCGGGTGAGCGAAGCGATGATCGACCAAGGTCTCGTGTAGCCCCTAACGATGGCGATCCCCGAAGGGCCGAAGCCGTTTGCCTACGACGCGCTGATGCCCTTCACGGTGCGCAAGATCCTGCTGGTCGCCAGCGCCTACGACAGCTTTATCCTGGAGGAAGAGGGGCAGTTTTCGGACCGCTTGCTCAGCGAGTACCGGGCCCTCGACCTGTCGACGCCGCCCAAGATGGATCACGTGGCGAGCGCCGAGGAGGCCCTGCGACGTCTCGAGCAGAATCCCTACGATCTGGTCATCACCACCCCCCACATCCATGACATGACGCCGCACCGCCTGGGGGCGGAGATTGGCCGCTACCATCGCGGCCTACCGGTGGTGTTGCTGAGCTACGACCGGTCGGATCTGGTGAATGCCTCCGTCGGCCAGGGCATCGATCACGCCTTTCTGTGGGTGGGCGACCCGCGCCTCTTCCTGGCGATCGTCAAGCTGGTCGAGGATCACAAGAACGTCGACCGGGACGCTCGCGAGGGGCTGGTGCGGGTGATCGTCCTGGTGGAGGATTCGGCGGCCTTCTATTCGTCGTACCTGCCGATCATCTACAGCGAGCTGCTCGATCAGGTGCGCTCGCTCCTCGCCCAGGGCCTGAACGACCGGGAGCGCCACTACCGCATGCGGGCGCGGCCCAAGATCCTGCTGGCGCGCACCCACGAGGAGGGCGAAGGGTGGCTGCAGCGCTACCGTCAGAACCTCTTGGGGGTGATCTGCGACATGCGCTTCCCAAGCGCCGGCACCCTCGATCCGGAGGCCGGTCTGCGCTTCATCCGCGCCATTCGACAGAGCCGCCCGGACCTTCCGGTGTTGCTGCAGTCGAAGGAACCCGACCACGCCGCCGTGGCGCAGAATCTCGAAGTCCACTACGCGGACAAGAACTCACCGGAGCTGCTCGGTGAGCTGCGCTCCTTCATGCGCCGCAACTTCGGCTTCGGCCCCTTCATCTTTCGTACCCCGGCGGGCGACGAGGTGGAGCGAGTGGCCACTATCCGGGAGATGGTCGAGGTGCTCGACGGGATTCCCGACGAGGCCATCCTGTTCCACGCCCATTCCGGGCATTTCTCGAATTGGCTGATGGCGCGCAGCGAATTTGGGTTGGCTCAGGAGGTGCGCAGCCGCAAGGCGGAGGACTTTGCCGGGGCGCAGGAAGTGCGGAACTACTTGCAGCAGGTGCTGACGGCGTTCCTCGAAGACCAGCAGCGCGGCCAGGTGACGGAGTTTCGCCGCCAGACGGCGTCGTCGGCGCGGGATTTCACCCGCATCGGTACCGGATCTATGGGCGGCAAGGCGCGCGGCTTGGCCTTCGTCGCCCGTTTGCTCGCCGACCAGCCCTTCCGAGAACAATTCCCGACGGTGCGGGTGACGGTGCCTCGCACCTCGGTGATCTGTACCGACCTGTTCGAAGAGTTCTGCGCTGCCGGGTCGCTACGCGAGCGGGCGCTGGACCTGGAGGACGATGGCGCCATTGCCGAGATGTTCCTGCGGCAGGGCCTCCAGCCGCAGCTACTGGGTGACCTGCGGGCCCTGATCGAAGCTATCGACTACCCCCTGGCGGTGCGTTCGTCGAGCCTGCTCGAAGACTCGGAGTTTCAACCCCTGGCGGGGATGTACAAGACCTTTCTGTTGCCCAATCGCTCGGGCTCGCTGGACCGGCGTCTGGCGCAGCTCTCCCGGGCGGTGCGGCTGATTTGGGCTTCGACCTTCTTTTCCGGACCGCGCGGCTACATGAAGGCCACCCACCAGCGCCTGGAGGAGGAGAAGATGGCGGTGATCGTCGAGCGCTTGGTGGGCCGGCGCCACGGCGACCGCTTCTATCCGGATTTCGCCGGCGTCGCCCAATCGCACAACGTCTATCCGATGGCCGCTGTGCGGCCCGGCGACGGCCTTGCCACCGTCGCTCTGGGACTGGGGGAGACGGTGGTGGGCGGCGGCCAGGCCTACCGCTTCAGTCCCCGCCATCCGCGGGTATCGCTGTCGATGGTCGCTCCGGAGGACGCTCTGCGCTCGGGCCAAAATCGCTTCTTCGCTCTGGATCTGGGCAATACGGACTTCGAACCGCAGGTCGATGAGGGAGCCCATCTTCTGCACCTGGATCTGTCCGCCGCCGAGGCCGACGGCACCTTGTCCGCTGTCGCCTCGTCCTACTCGGCAGAGAACCATGTGTTGTACGACTCGCTGCGCCGCGGCGGCGTGCCGGTGGTGAACTTCGCCGGGGTGCTCAAGCACGATCTCTTTCCCTTGGCGCCGCTGTTGACGGAGCTTTTGGAGCTGGGGCGGGAGGGGATGGGGACGGAGGTGGAGATGGAGTTCGCGGCGGTGCGGTCTCCTGGCGATGCCAGCGATGAGCTGAGCGTGCTGCAACTGCGGCCGCTGCTGGCCCATCAGCGGGACCGGGAAGTCGAACTGAAGTCCATCGCGCCGGAGCGGCCGCGGCTGGTGACCGGCCGCGCCCTGGGTCACGGTGTGGTGCGCGACCTGCGGGATGTGATCTACCTCCACCCGGACCGCTTCAGCATGAACGACACGCCGGCCTTGGCGCACGAAATCGGTCGCTTGAATGGCGAACTGTCCCGTCAGGGGAGGCCTTACCTGCTCATTGGGCCGGGCCGCTGGGGGACCCGCGATCGCTGGATGGGGGTGCCGGTGGCCTGGGGCCAGGTCTCCGCCGTGCGGGTGTTCGTCGAGCTGGAGCTTCCGGGCAAGGGCATCGAGAGCTCCCAGGGTACCCATTTTTTCCACAACATCACTTCGCTGAAGGTAGGCTACTTTTGTCTGGCGCCGGAGCGCGAGGAGGAGGATCGTCTCGATCTGGAGTGGCTGGACAGCCTGCCGATGGTGCACGAGGCGGGAGCCGTGCGGCATGTGGTCCTGCCGCGGCCCGCCGTCGCGCATATCGACGGTCGGTCTGGAAGGGGTGTCATTCTCCGCTGACGAGTGCGGAAGTGGCGGTCGAGACGGGAGCGAGGCCGTAGGGCGAGGGGGCCGCCCAGCTCCCTGGAATAGAAAGCTAACAGGGAAGCTGAAGGAGTAAGCCGAAGGCCTTTTGCAGCAGCCTGCTAGGCGCCGTCGAGGAACTCCAGCATCTCCTCGATCCGCACCATCTTCACCCGCGGGCGGCCTTGGGCCTTGCCGCGGGCGATCTCTTCGGCGTCGATGCGCTGCCAGTCGGCGTAGCGCACCACCCGCACGCCGCGTTCCGCCAGCAGGGCGTCGAGGGCCGCCGGTTCGCCTTGGGGAGCCGGCGGGGCGGCGGGGAAGTCCTCGATCATGGCGGCGGCCGTTTCGGCGCCGTCGGGTTTGTTGCTGCCGATCAAGCCGGTGGGGCCACGCTTGACCCAGCCGACGACGTACTCCCGGGGCAGTGGCTCCTCCGTTGCCGGATCGAGGATGCGGCCGGCAGCGTTGGGGATGATCCCTCGGCGGTCGTCGAAAGGCAGGTCCGCCAGCGGCAGCGAGCGGTAACCGATGGCGCGCACCAGCAGGTCCGCCGGCAGTTCCTCGAAGGTGCCGGTGCCGACCGCTTGCAGATAGCCGCTGTCCGTCGGGGTGAGGCGATTGCGCTCGATACGAACCCCCGATACCTTGCCGTCTTCGGCGACGATCTCCTTCGGCGAGGAGAGGAACCGCAGGTGGATCCGACGCGGCGCGCAGCACGGCGGCGCGGCGGCGATCTCGCGCAGCAGGTCGACGTTCTTGCCGGCCTGGCGATCCTCCTGGGCGAACTCCTCGCTGGCCTCGTCCAGCTCCATATCCGCCGGGTTGGCGATCAGATCGACCTTCTCGAGATGGGCGATCTCCTTGAGTTCCGAGGGAGTGCAGGCGGCCTGCGCTGGCCCGCGCCGGGCGAGCACGTAGAGATCCTCGAGGGCACTCTCCCGCAGCGTCGCTAGGGCCGGATCGGCGATGTCGGTGGTGGCGAGATCTTCCGCCGGCCGCGCCAGTACCCGGGCAACGTCCATGGCGACGTTGCCGATGCCCACGACCACGGCCGTCGAGCCGGATAGATCCACCGGCAGGTCGATGAAGTCCGGATGGCCGCTGTACCAGGCGACGAGGGCGGTGGAGGAGTGGCTTCCGGGCAGGTCTTCGTCGGCGAGACCGAGGCGACGGTCGCTCTCGCCACCAACGGCGTACACCACCTGATCGTAGTGGGCCAGCAGGTCTGCGCGTTGCAGATCGTGGCCCACCTCAACGTTGCCCAGGTAGCGCACCCGGTCGTCCTCGATGATGCGCTCGAACACCCGGGCGACGGCCTTGATCTTGGGGTGATCCGGTGCCACGCCGTAGCGCACCAACCCGTAGGGCGCCGGCTGGCGGTCGATCAGGTCGATGGAGTAGTCGAACTCGTCGCCGTTGAGGAGAGCGGCCGCCGTGTAGAAGCCGGACGGGCCGGCTCCCACGATCGCTACGCGCCGGGGCCGGTCGGCGTCAGCGGAAGGTTCAGGCATGATCGGGTGAGTATATCCGCGCCGTTCGATAGAGTTTTGCCATGAGTCCTTCGGCCTCCCATCCTCGGACCTCCGCTCGCCGCGGCGGCGCCTACCCGTTGAGCATCGCTCCGATGATGGATCATTCGGATCGGCACTTTCGCTGGATCCAGCGCCAGCTCGCACGGCGGCCCTTGGTGTACACGGAGATGGTGACCACCGGAGCGCTGCTCAACGGTGACCGGGAGCGCTTTCTCGCCTTCGATCCGGCGGAACATCCCCTCGCCCTGCAGCTCGGCGGCGATGATCCAAAAGAACTCGCGACTTGTGCCCGAATGGCGGCGGATGCCGGCTTCGACGAGGTCAACCTCAACGTCGGCTGTCCAAGCGATCGGGTGCAGAAGGGACGTTTCGGAGTCTGCCTGATGGCTCGGCCGGAGCGGGTGGCCGAAGCGGTGGCGGCGATGCGCTCGGTGGTGGGTCTGCCGGTGACCGTCAAGCACCGCATTGGCTTCGACGATCTGGATCGCTACGAGGACATGCGACGCTTCGTCGACCGGGTGGCCGAAGCGGGCTGTGACCGCTTCGCGGTGCACGCCCGGAAGGCCTGGCTGCAGGGCCTCAATCCAAAGCAAAACCGCGAAATTCCGCCGCTGCGCTACAGCGAAGTCTACCGCCTGAAGGAGGAACGACCAGATCTGCAAATCGAAATCAACGGCGGCATCCGAACGCTCGATGACGCACGCGTTCACCTGGGCCGAGTGGACGGCGTCATGGTCGGCCGGGTGGCCTATGAGGATCCCTTTGCGCTCGCCGGAGCGGACGGTTTGTGGGGCGAAGAGGACCACCGTGCGCCGTCCCGGCGGGAAGTGGTGGTGGCGACGGCAGACTACCTGCGCCGCTGGCAGGGGAAGATTCCGCCGGCCCGCATCCTCCGGCACCTGCTGGGGCTGTTTGCCGGGCAACCCGGTGCCCGCGCCTGGCGACGCACCTTGAGCGAGGGAATGCACCGGCCGGAGGTATCCGGTGCCCTGCTGGATGTCGCCTTGGCGCAAATCCCGGCGGAGATCCTCGACGAGCGGCCGACGGCGGCGAATTCCAAGGCCGCGAAGACGAACGAAGCGGCGGCGGTTTGCGTAGACTCATCGCAAGCCGTGTGATTTCGTCCCGTTTCGTTCCTCCGCGCTGAAAGGAAATCCCCGATGACCGACCGAGAGTTGCCGCCGCCGCACGATCCCGTCCTGCGACCCGACGCCGATGACGAGATCGAACTCGATCTGGGGACCGCCGAGTACTCGAAGGAGCCGGAGCGGCCCGGTGGCGGCAAGGGGGGCTGGTGGATCTTGTTAGCGGTTGGCCTGGCGATTTGCCTGCTGCTGGGCTACTGGTGGTGGCAGCGATCCGAAGAGCCGACACCGCCGCCGGCGGTCGTGGAGGTCGAGCCGGTCGGCGAGGTCGAAGAGGCGCCGACCATCGTCGAGGACGAATCGGAAGAGCTGGAGCCCCTGCCACCCATCGAAGACAGCGATGCCTTCATCGGAAACCTGTTGGGAGAGTTGTCGGCCAGCCCGCTGGTCGCCGACATTCAGCGGCGAGGCAATCTGGTGCGGCGTCTCGTCGCGGCGGTGGAGAACATCGCCGGCGGAGTGAATCCCGCGCCGCACTTCGGCGGACTGTCCCCGCGGGAGCCTTTCCGGGTGGTGGAAGGTGCGGACGGAACGCGCATCGATCCCCGTTCCTACGCGCGCTTCGATCGCTATGCGGCAGCCTTTGGGGCGATGGATGCAGCGGAGATTGTTGCGCTGCTGCGGCGGGTGGAACCGCTGCTCGATCGCGCCTTCCAGGATCTCGGCTATCCCGGAGAGTCCTTCGAAGATCCTGTCGAGCGGGCGATCGCCCGTCTGCGGTCGACTCCTGTTCCCGAAGAGCCGCCGCGGGTCAGACTTGATGTGACGACCTACGAGTTCGTCGATCCGAATCTCGAAGCGCTATCGCCGGCTCAGAAGGTTCTGATTCGCATGGGGCCGGAGAACGCTCGCCGGGTGATCCGCAAGTTGGGCGAAGTGGAGCAAGTACTCGAAGGGCGCTGACTGTGCGGCGCGGAGATCCGCGCCGGCGAGATCATGCCGGAGAATCACCTCTCGCTGAGGTCGAGAATCGCCCGCAGGCCGGCGCGAATGATCTCCGTTTCGCTCAGACGCTCGTCGAAAGCTTTCTGTCGCAGAGCTTCGTTTTCCTCGTCAGAAATCCAAAGATTCTTGCGAATCATTCCGCTCTTGGTCACTGTGGTGGTGCCGCCACGTGGACCCGTTCGTCGAGAGAATCGAGAATCTTGTTTGAGCATTCGCTCACCAGGTCGCATGCTTCGGACCTCCTTCGCAGCTTCGCAAAACACAGAAGATCAAGGACCTTCCGGGTGCTGGCGCGATCCACCGCCCCGCCTTGACCCGTCACTCTTCAGATCCGCTTTACTTGAGACAAAAGTGTAACACAGTTTCTTGCAAACGAAATTTTGGCATTCGTTCGAGGTGTCGCCGAGCGGACGCGTTGGAAAGAAAAAACTGCTCGCCGGGGAGGGCCCGGCGAGCAGTTTTTAGCAAAGGGATGCAGGCGAAGAACGCTAGCCCTCTCCCTCGTAGGTGATGCTGGCGGTGGTGAGATCCTCTCCGTTTTGTCGCAGCAGGGTCACCGTCAGCGTGCGGCCGTTGCCCTGGGCCTTCAAGTTGATGATCTTCTGACCGCCGGCAGAGACCGTCGAACGCTCGACCGTCGAGCCCAGGTCTTCCAGTTCTGAGGTGTAGTACTGCTCGGCCTCTTCGAGGGAAGCATTCATGCGCTGCGCGAAGATGCCGGACACCTTGTTGTTGGTCGAGGTGGCAAAAGCACTCGCTACCTCGGCACCGGGATAGCGCGGCACCCAGTACGGTATGTCGCTGTCGTCGGCGCCTCCACCTAGGGTCATTTCGGAGGTGGTGCCGTCGGAGTTCTGGGTAGTGACTTCCATCCCGCCGGCACTCCCTTCGGCCATGGTGAACGAGGTGGTGGCGCCGTCTTCGTTGGTCCAGCCGAAGCGACCTTCCTGCACATCTTCGAGGTTCACCGTCACCACCTCGCCAGTTTTCTCATTGCGAATGGTGATGGTGCCGGCAGCTTCGTCCGACTCGACCAGCTCGAGGTTGGGGTCCATCCGCACGATGAACTGAGCGGCGGCCATAGCGGGATTGTCCTCGAAGTCACTGGCGATATCTCCCACCTTCTTGGAGACGAAGATGCCGCCGGCGGTCACCAGGATGGCGGCGATGATCAACAGGCCGGCACATCCGATCGCCACCCATGCGAGGGGGTGTAGGCCCTTTTTCTTCTGTTGTCCCGGGGGGTACGGTTCGTTCATTGAAGTTCTCCCTCCTTGAGATTTTCGGCGGCAAAGCTATCACGCCAGAGGCGGAAAATTGGCCGCTCCGTCGAGTTCCTTCTCGAGATGCAGTTCGGTGCCGATAATTACCGGTTGGAGTAAGGATGTATCGTTTTTGCGAAGATACGCGTCGCAAAAAATGCTCCTCAGGCACAGAAGTCCTTAGGGAGCGGAGAACATCCGGCGATGAAGTCGGGTCAACAGCCGCTCGGAGGAGATGAGATGCGTTCAATGACTTTGTGGTTCACTTTGTGTCTGGTTACCGCCCTGGTCTTCGCTGCACCTGCATCTGCCGTTCCGCGGGAAGCAAACTTCGAGAGGGAGCAA is drawn from Acidobacteriota bacterium and contains these coding sequences:
- a CDS encoding S1 RNA-binding domain-containing protein, with protein sequence MSDKLTDSEAPSENPTPSGEPHGDPLAEAALDDAATSEGAQASDPAAVAAEADAAPPEAAADEAEAKDEAPAADGAEEESAVAAEAEATVHAEAAAGSEASAADAEQEEPTAADGEAGEEKQGEEKKGAAKEAAAAVEGEEAAAEEEVEDTPEVAALREAKDNKTPVTGRVIGWNRGGFHIALEGFTAFCPNSEMEPGRPKDPATYLDKELTFRVIKVQKRGRRVVLSRAELAREERAAKAAETLKKLEPGAVLKGTVSSVTDFGAFVDLGGVEGLVHVSEISRSRVGHAREAVQVGKDVEVKVLKVEQGGKRISLSMKALEPNPWDGVAERFPRGSEFTGKVVRKTDFGLFVELEADVDGLVHLSRLPHGVEMNDESLEVGKEVKGWVQEVEPKRQRISLSLREIPKNDPWQDATEQFPEGEAVEGTVESLAPFGVFINLAPGLTGLLPASEMGLPKHSNPGRVYPPGQKVKVQVVSIDRRRKRISLAKEGSAVEGSRNDYQAYVKQQKEAEATGMSAMEAAFAKLKNKR
- the gdhA gene encoding NADP-specific glutamate dehydrogenase — protein: MANQAHEFMEYVERRSPGEEEFHQAVEEVVASILPVLERHPQMRKDKLVERLVEPERTVLFRVPWMDDQGEIQVNRGYRVEFNSALGPYKGGLRFHPSVNLSILKFLGFEQIFKNALTSCPIGGGKGGADFDPKGRSDREVMRFCQSFMSELFRHIGPHTDVPAGDIGVGGREIGFLFGQYKRLVNRFDGVLTGKGLSWGGSLIRPEATGYGQVYFAIEMLASRDRSLEGKTCLISGSGNVAQYAAEKVLEHGGKVLTMSDSSGFIVDEEGIDRHKLDFVMKLKNQRRGRIREYLEEYPSATYQETDGNLDANPLWDIRADIALPAATQNEISRQDAENLVANGCICVSEGSNMPSTPEAVDVFLDRGILYGPGKAANAGGVATSAFEMSQNSMMLRWSRQKVDERLRQTMRDIHQLCYETAEQYGEGGNLVAGANIAGFLRVSEAMIDQGLV
- a CDS encoding PEP/pyruvate-binding domain-containing protein; amino-acid sequence: MAIPEGPKPFAYDALMPFTVRKILLVASAYDSFILEEEGQFSDRLLSEYRALDLSTPPKMDHVASAEEALRRLEQNPYDLVITTPHIHDMTPHRLGAEIGRYHRGLPVVLLSYDRSDLVNASVGQGIDHAFLWVGDPRLFLAIVKLVEDHKNVDRDAREGLVRVIVLVEDSAAFYSSYLPIIYSELLDQVRSLLAQGLNDRERHYRMRARPKILLARTHEEGEGWLQRYRQNLLGVICDMRFPSAGTLDPEAGLRFIRAIRQSRPDLPVLLQSKEPDHAAVAQNLEVHYADKNSPELLGELRSFMRRNFGFGPFIFRTPAGDEVERVATIREMVEVLDGIPDEAILFHAHSGHFSNWLMARSEFGLAQEVRSRKAEDFAGAQEVRNYLQQVLTAFLEDQQRGQVTEFRRQTASSARDFTRIGTGSMGGKARGLAFVARLLADQPFREQFPTVRVTVPRTSVICTDLFEEFCAAGSLRERALDLEDDGAIAEMFLRQGLQPQLLGDLRALIEAIDYPLAVRSSSLLEDSEFQPLAGMYKTFLLPNRSGSLDRRLAQLSRAVRLIWASTFFSGPRGYMKATHQRLEEEKMAVIVERLVGRRHGDRFYPDFAGVAQSHNVYPMAAVRPGDGLATVALGLGETVVGGGQAYRFSPRHPRVSLSMVAPEDALRSGQNRFFALDLGNTDFEPQVDEGAHLLHLDLSAAEADGTLSAVASSYSAENHVLYDSLRRGGVPVVNFAGVLKHDLFPLAPLLTELLELGREGMGTEVEMEFAAVRSPGDASDELSVLQLRPLLAHQRDREVELKSIAPERPRLVTGRALGHGVVRDLRDVIYLHPDRFSMNDTPALAHEIGRLNGELSRQGRPYLLIGPGRWGTRDRWMGVPVAWGQVSAVRVFVELELPGKGIESSQGTHFFHNITSLKVGYFCLAPEREEEDRLDLEWLDSLPMVHEAGAVRHVVLPRPAVAHIDGRSGRGVILR
- a CDS encoding NADP oxidoreductase; translation: MPEPSADADRPRRVAIVGAGPSGFYTAAALLNGDEFDYSIDLIDRQPAPYGLVRYGVAPDHPKIKAVARVFERIIEDDRVRYLGNVEVGHDLQRADLLAHYDQVVYAVGGESDRRLGLADEDLPGSHSSTALVAWYSGHPDFIDLPVDLSGSTAVVVGIGNVAMDVARVLARPAEDLATTDIADPALATLRESALEDLYVLARRGPAQAACTPSELKEIAHLEKVDLIANPADMELDEASEEFAQEDRQAGKNVDLLREIAAAPPCCAPRRIHLRFLSSPKEIVAEDGKVSGVRIERNRLTPTDSGYLQAVGTGTFEELPADLLVRAIGYRSLPLADLPFDDRRGIIPNAAGRILDPATEEPLPREYVVGWVKRGPTGLIGSNKPDGAETAAAMIEDFPAAPPAPQGEPAALDALLAERGVRVVRYADWQRIDAEEIARGKAQGRPRVKMVRIEEMLEFLDGA
- the dusA gene encoding tRNA dihydrouridine(20/20a) synthase DusA, with the translated sequence MSPSASHPRTSARRGGAYPLSIAPMMDHSDRHFRWIQRQLARRPLVYTEMVTTGALLNGDRERFLAFDPAEHPLALQLGGDDPKELATCARMAADAGFDEVNLNVGCPSDRVQKGRFGVCLMARPERVAEAVAAMRSVVGLPVTVKHRIGFDDLDRYEDMRRFVDRVAEAGCDRFAVHARKAWLQGLNPKQNREIPPLRYSEVYRLKEERPDLQIEINGGIRTLDDARVHLGRVDGVMVGRVAYEDPFALAGADGLWGEEDHRAPSRREVVVATADYLRRWQGKIPPARILRHLLGLFAGQPGARAWRRTLSEGMHRPEVSGALLDVALAQIPAEILDERPTAANSKAAKTNEAAAVCVDSSQAV
- a CDS encoding DUF3014 domain-containing protein, producing the protein MTDRELPPPHDPVLRPDADDEIELDLGTAEYSKEPERPGGGKGGWWILLAVGLAICLLLGYWWWQRSEEPTPPPAVVEVEPVGEVEEAPTIVEDESEELEPLPPIEDSDAFIGNLLGELSASPLVADIQRRGNLVRRLVAAVENIAGGVNPAPHFGGLSPREPFRVVEGADGTRIDPRSYARFDRYAAAFGAMDAAEIVALLRRVEPLLDRAFQDLGYPGESFEDPVERAIARLRSTPVPEEPPRVRLDVTTYEFVDPNLEALSPAQKVLIRMGPENARRVIRKLGEVEQVLEGR